A single genomic interval of Bradyrhizobium sp. AZCC 1693 harbors:
- a CDS encoding adenylate/guanylate cyclase domain-containing protein has protein sequence MTKTTTTDLAEWLGGHGLGQYAKTFVENNIDYSVLQDLTENDLEKLGISSLGHRKKLLRAIKTLTAARQSTGTTTAVSSATVVPPSPVQHREAEFRQITVMFCDLVGSTQLSEKLDPEDLQKLIDAYRVECSTAIGHYGGEVARYFGDGVMAFFGWPRAHEDDAVRAVHAGLEIVSGVTKISGPVTLNCRVGVCSGPVVVGEIGDSGTWSMDAVGETPNIAARLQTLAAANTVLISESTRRLVWAAFEFQDVGLQELKGVTEPLHVYRVLSAKNTASRFEAAHTGSLTPLVGRSTELSLLLDRWQKVKEGDGQVILLSGIPGVGKSRLLHELKSQIQQEPHLLLHHQCSPYHSQSAFFPVIGQIEQAAQLTVREAEVDKIAKLTTYLPRSTDNSKEPVLLIAKLLSVPLENNLELAGLTPQQIKNRTISTLVDMILAFSVQRPTLCIFEDAHWLDPSTLELLESIISRIDHARVLLIVSCRPEFRPTWMTHASTTVHSLTRLSLTEVRAMIRDILRGGSMPQPVLDRIIEKADGVPLFIEELTSSMLSAPLRTRGTLERAAQPATLRVPDTLSDALMERLDRVAPSRRLAQIAAVIGREFSYDLLSAASRIDDDDILSALSLLEQADIIYRVGISPFLRFAFKHALLCDAIYDSLLKSKRQQIHADIAAILEHDISGLAENQPQVLAYHYQEAGDHQQAIRCWFRSGQGALAHSANVEAIASFRKALQLLDALPETPERIKQEIDIQLALGIPLIAVQGYASAETREAFSRARALCLQLGDIPEYFQALFGLWGHSWMGGKNDDALRLADEFLSRSRALSQPVPLMVAHRVMGSTLLTIGDFQSSANHFAESIKLSIGKGKQPLSNLYMVEPQAASLLLLSWDLWFLGYPDQSLSRVSEALALGQNLGHPYTVAFAHYMTSVVHLLRGDAARAYESADRSFEMSQEQRFSLYVILSRISRGRAAGELGRLGEAQEEMALGIAEARRNGVGFMLPMMDSWLADLYAKAGENECALSIVEGILANIGDVTGRSWEAELHRQRAQILFALNPSKMSEAESYLKRSIEVARSQSAKSLELRAAISLAELWRTQGRPDEARALLEPICRWFDEGAETADLRRARSAQSTVG, from the coding sequence ATGACGAAGACAACAACCACCGACTTGGCCGAGTGGCTGGGTGGACACGGTCTAGGTCAGTACGCCAAAACCTTCGTAGAAAACAATATCGACTACTCCGTTCTTCAGGATTTGACGGAAAATGATCTCGAGAAACTCGGAATATCTTCTCTAGGTCACCGCAAGAAGCTGCTTCGGGCCATTAAAACATTGACGGCCGCGCGCCAGTCCACCGGCACAACAACAGCAGTTTCAAGCGCCACGGTGGTGCCACCCTCTCCTGTGCAACATCGCGAAGCTGAATTCCGCCAGATCACAGTCATGTTCTGTGACCTGGTGGGGTCTACGCAGCTATCGGAGAAGTTAGATCCTGAGGATCTCCAAAAGCTCATTGACGCGTATCGGGTAGAGTGCAGCACGGCGATTGGGCACTATGGAGGCGAGGTCGCCCGCTATTTCGGCGATGGAGTGATGGCATTTTTCGGTTGGCCCCGTGCACACGAGGATGACGCCGTTCGTGCTGTTCACGCCGGCCTGGAGATTGTGTCCGGAGTTACGAAGATTTCAGGGCCAGTTACCCTGAATTGTCGAGTAGGTGTTTGCTCGGGTCCGGTTGTTGTCGGTGAGATTGGAGATAGTGGTACGTGGTCGATGGACGCGGTGGGAGAGACGCCGAATATCGCCGCACGTCTACAGACCCTTGCCGCTGCCAATACGGTACTCATCTCGGAATCGACGAGGCGTCTCGTATGGGCAGCTTTTGAGTTTCAGGACGTCGGGCTCCAAGAACTCAAAGGTGTAACTGAACCTCTTCACGTGTATCGCGTGCTCTCGGCAAAAAATACCGCTAGCCGCTTCGAGGCTGCGCATACGGGCTCTCTTACCCCGCTCGTTGGACGCTCAACCGAACTAAGCTTGCTGCTCGATAGGTGGCAGAAAGTCAAAGAAGGTGATGGCCAAGTCATATTGCTCTCGGGTATTCCCGGAGTAGGAAAATCGAGGCTCCTCCACGAATTGAAATCGCAAATTCAGCAGGAACCACACCTCTTGCTGCACCATCAGTGCTCGCCCTATCACAGTCAGAGCGCATTCTTTCCGGTGATCGGGCAGATCGAACAAGCGGCGCAACTAACAGTACGCGAGGCCGAGGTAGATAAGATTGCCAAGCTTACAACTTACCTTCCGCGCTCAACTGATAATTCCAAAGAGCCGGTCCTGCTCATTGCCAAACTGTTATCAGTCCCTTTGGAAAATAACCTCGAATTAGCTGGTCTTACGCCGCAGCAAATAAAAAACAGGACGATAAGCACGCTTGTCGATATGATCTTGGCGTTTTCTGTCCAGCGCCCCACGCTCTGCATCTTCGAGGATGCACACTGGTTAGATCCATCGACGCTTGAGCTGCTTGAATCGATTATCAGTCGGATCGACCACGCCCGCGTGCTGCTTATTGTGTCGTGTCGGCCCGAGTTCCGCCCCACATGGATGACCCACGCGAGCACCACCGTGCACTCCCTCACTCGATTGTCGCTCACCGAAGTGAGGGCGATGATCCGAGATATCTTGAGGGGAGGGAGCATGCCCCAACCGGTGCTCGACCGGATTATCGAAAAGGCCGATGGCGTCCCGCTATTCATAGAGGAACTGACAAGCAGTATGTTGAGTGCGCCTTTACGAACCCGAGGCACTCTCGAGCGCGCAGCACAGCCAGCAACACTCAGGGTTCCGGACACGCTGAGTGACGCATTGATGGAGCGGCTCGATCGTGTTGCGCCGAGTCGCAGACTTGCACAGATTGCGGCTGTGATTGGGCGCGAGTTCTCCTATGATCTCTTGTCGGCTGCATCGAGAATTGATGATGACGATATATTGTCGGCCCTCTCGTTACTCGAACAGGCTGACATCATCTATCGAGTCGGAATTTCGCCTTTCCTTCGTTTCGCCTTCAAACATGCGTTGTTGTGTGACGCAATCTACGACTCCTTGCTTAAGAGCAAGAGGCAGCAGATACACGCGGACATCGCGGCAATCTTAGAGCATGACATTTCGGGGCTCGCCGAAAATCAACCCCAGGTGCTGGCCTATCACTATCAAGAAGCGGGCGATCATCAACAGGCCATTCGTTGCTGGTTCCGGTCTGGGCAGGGCGCGCTAGCGCATTCCGCCAACGTCGAAGCGATTGCCAGCTTTCGAAAGGCCCTTCAGCTTCTGGACGCTTTGCCGGAAACGCCTGAACGGATCAAACAAGAGATCGATATTCAATTGGCGTTGGGAATACCGCTTATCGCCGTTCAAGGGTATGCCTCCGCGGAAACCCGCGAAGCGTTTTCGCGGGCTCGTGCCTTATGCCTGCAACTCGGCGACATCCCTGAGTATTTCCAAGCCCTGTTTGGGTTATGGGGGCACTCCTGGATGGGTGGAAAGAATGATGATGCGCTCCGCTTAGCTGATGAATTCCTGTCACGGTCACGAGCGTTGTCCCAACCGGTGCCGCTAATGGTGGCTCATAGAGTGATGGGCAGCACGTTATTGACGATTGGAGACTTCCAATCGTCAGCGAACCATTTCGCGGAGTCAATCAAACTCTCGATTGGCAAAGGAAAACAGCCCCTATCCAACCTTTACATGGTGGAGCCCCAAGCGGCTTCACTTCTGCTCCTATCTTGGGACTTGTGGTTTCTAGGCTATCCGGATCAATCCCTTTCCCGCGTTTCGGAAGCGCTTGCCTTGGGTCAAAACCTTGGCCACCCATACACCGTGGCGTTCGCTCATTACATGACTTCCGTTGTGCACCTTCTTCGCGGGGATGCCGCTCGCGCCTACGAAAGTGCCGACAGGAGCTTCGAAATGTCGCAAGAACAGCGGTTTTCGCTGTACGTAATTTTGTCAAGAATTTCACGAGGCCGAGCAGCCGGCGAACTAGGCCGACTTGGAGAGGCCCAGGAGGAAATGGCACTTGGAATCGCCGAAGCGCGACGTAATGGCGTCGGCTTCATGCTTCCAATGATGGATAGCTGGCTGGCGGACTTGTACGCCAAAGCTGGCGAAAATGAATGCGCGCTATCGATCGTCGAGGGGATCCTGGCCAATATTGGTGACGTGACAGGCAGATCATGGGAAGCGGAATTGCATCGACAAAGAGCGCAAATTCTTTTTGCACTCAACCCATCGAAGATGAGCGAAGCTGAGTCTTATCTGAAGCGGTCTATTGAAGTGGCGCGCAGTCAAAGCGCCAAGTCCCTGGAATTACGCGCCGCCATAAGCCTTGCGGAACTCTGGCGGACGCAAGGAAGACCTGATGAGGCGCGCGCACTGCTAGAACCAATCTGCCGTTGGTTCGACGAAGGAGCCGAAACGGCTGACCTCAGACGGGCGCGCTCCGCTCAAAGCACCGTGGGCTGA
- a CDS encoding LysR family transcriptional regulator: MEMHQVRYFLAVARVLNFTRAADECNVTQPSLTRAIKQLEAELGGDLFRRERPAAQLTELGQRMHPLLKQCYEAATGARELASSFKSGEVGALRIALTHSVDLSLLIPHLDQIKRMFNRLEFRFLRGNAREVAEFLKRGEAELGIAAEISEEWERLDTRPLFTENFQLVVNRNHPLATRDKIDFNDLRAEQLLSRNYCEHGARVNSSLREHGLDVDRSHEIASERDLIELLEADIGVAVVPDTASIPPTLKRATVEGLDARRTVNLYGVAGRERTAVASAVMRMLRGADWQQFIGKTAGA, encoded by the coding sequence ATGGAGATGCATCAGGTACGCTACTTCCTCGCGGTCGCGCGCGTACTCAACTTCACGCGCGCTGCCGACGAATGCAACGTCACGCAGCCGTCACTGACGCGAGCCATCAAGCAGCTGGAGGCCGAACTCGGCGGTGACCTGTTTCGCCGCGAGCGCCCTGCCGCGCAATTGACCGAACTCGGCCAGCGTATGCATCCGCTGCTCAAGCAATGCTACGAGGCGGCGACAGGCGCGCGCGAACTTGCCTCGTCCTTCAAGAGCGGCGAAGTCGGCGCGCTCAGGATTGCGCTGACCCATTCCGTCGACCTGTCGCTGCTGATTCCGCATCTCGACCAGATCAAGCGGATGTTCAATCGTCTGGAGTTCCGCTTTCTGCGCGGCAACGCCCGCGAGGTCGCCGAGTTTCTCAAGCGGGGCGAAGCCGAGCTCGGCATTGCCGCCGAGATCAGCGAGGAGTGGGAGCGGCTCGACACCCGGCCGCTGTTCACGGAAAACTTTCAGCTCGTCGTCAACAGGAATCATCCGCTGGCAACGCGCGACAAAATCGACTTCAACGATCTTCGCGCCGAACAATTGCTGTCGCGGAATTACTGTGAGCATGGCGCGCGGGTAAACAGCTCGCTTCGCGAGCATGGGCTCGACGTCGATCGCAGCCATGAGATCGCCTCTGAACGCGATTTGATCGAATTGCTGGAAGCCGATATCGGCGTCGCCGTGGTGCCGGATACCGCCTCGATCCCGCCGACGCTGAAGCGTGCCACCGTCGAGGGACTGGATGCGCGGCGGACCGTGAACCTGTATGGCGTTGCCGGACGCGAACGGACCGCCGTGGCATCCGCCGTGATGCGAATGCTGCGCGGCGCCGACTGGCAGCAATTCATCGGCAAGACCGCAGGCGCCTGA
- a CDS encoding 3-hydroxybutyrate dehydrogenase — MNIQLKAQDASALRPLTGKVSLITGSTSGIGLGIARALAQAGSAVVLNGFGLAAEIAKTRDQIAADFGVEVSYSAADMTSSDAIAEMIAATIASHGRLDILVNNAGIQHVAPLEQFPVEKWDAILSINLSSAFHTTRLALPAMRQNKFGRIINIASAHGLVGSPFKAAYVAAKHGIVGLTKVTALETAEDGITCNAICPGYVYTPLVEAQIDSQARAHGISREKVIHDVLLAQQPNKHFASVEELGALTVFLASDAAASITGTALPVDGGWTAH; from the coding sequence ATGAATATCCAGCTCAAAGCCCAGGACGCTTCGGCCTTGCGGCCGCTGACCGGCAAGGTCTCGCTGATCACAGGGTCGACCAGCGGCATCGGGCTCGGGATTGCCCGCGCGCTGGCGCAGGCCGGCTCGGCGGTGGTGCTGAACGGTTTTGGCCTCGCGGCCGAGATCGCCAAAACCCGGGATCAGATCGCCGCCGATTTCGGCGTCGAGGTCAGTTATTCCGCGGCCGATATGACCAGCAGTGACGCGATCGCCGAGATGATCGCGGCTACCATCGCCAGTCACGGGCGGCTCGATATTCTGGTCAACAATGCCGGCATCCAGCATGTCGCGCCGCTCGAGCAGTTTCCGGTCGAGAAATGGGACGCGATCCTGTCGATCAACCTGTCGTCGGCGTTTCACACCACGCGGTTGGCGTTGCCGGCGATGCGTCAGAACAAGTTCGGACGGATCATCAACATCGCCTCCGCGCACGGATTGGTCGGCTCGCCCTTCAAGGCGGCCTATGTCGCGGCCAAGCACGGCATCGTCGGCCTGACCAAGGTGACCGCGCTGGAGACCGCCGAGGACGGCATCACCTGCAATGCGATCTGCCCGGGTTACGTCTATACGCCGCTGGTCGAGGCGCAGATCGACAGCCAGGCCAGGGCGCACGGCATTTCCCGCGAAAAGGTCATCCACGACGTGTTGCTGGCGCAGCAGCCCAACAAGCATTTTGCGAGCGTTGAGGAATTGGGCGCGCTGACGGTTTTTCTCGCCAGCGACGCGGCGGCATCAATCACCGGCACAGCATTGCCGGTCGACGGCGGCTGGACCGCACACTAG
- a CDS encoding patatin-like phospholipase family protein: MNDVQDTGASPNLKSLAISEPGQVVLVLQGGGALGSYQAGVYQALHEAGIEPDWIIGTSIGAINASLIAGNAPQNRLPRLREFWKKMEQNPIWSFRDIFPGFNEKLSYWSTVTNGIPGFFRPNPLAHAGDSYPLGADNAGYYSTSPLERTLTELVDFNLVNQCTPRLTVGAAHVRTSQMRYFDSRDGELGVRHVMASGALPPAFPAVRIDGELYWDGGILSNTPTEAVFDDNPRKNSLIFAVHLWNPSGPEPTTMAEVLNRHKDVQYSSRIASHIARQQQAHRLRHVINQLAARLPEAERNSEAVRELTGYGCPTRMHVVRLLAPQLSREDHTKDIDFSPSGIMQRWDAGYHHTKSVLEKKPWVGEFDPLSGVILHEQMEVMPEAAE; this comes from the coding sequence ATGAACGACGTTCAGGACACCGGCGCTTCGCCGAACTTGAAATCGCTGGCGATATCCGAGCCGGGGCAGGTCGTGCTGGTGCTGCAGGGCGGCGGCGCGCTCGGCTCCTATCAGGCCGGCGTCTACCAGGCGCTGCATGAAGCCGGCATCGAGCCGGACTGGATCATCGGCACCTCGATCGGCGCCATCAATGCCAGCCTGATCGCCGGCAACGCGCCGCAGAACCGTTTGCCGAGGTTGCGTGAATTCTGGAAGAAGATGGAGCAGAATCCGATCTGGAGTTTTCGCGACATCTTTCCAGGCTTCAACGAAAAGCTCTCCTACTGGTCGACCGTGACCAACGGCATTCCCGGCTTCTTCCGGCCCAATCCGCTCGCCCATGCCGGCGACAGCTATCCGCTCGGCGCCGACAATGCCGGCTATTACTCGACCTCGCCGCTGGAACGGACGCTGACGGAGCTGGTGGATTTCAATCTGGTCAATCAGTGCACGCCGCGCCTGACGGTCGGCGCCGCCCATGTCCGCACCAGCCAGATGCGCTATTTCGACAGCCGCGATGGCGAACTCGGCGTCAGGCACGTCATGGCGTCGGGCGCGCTGCCGCCGGCATTTCCGGCGGTGCGCATCGACGGCGAACTTTATTGGGACGGCGGCATATTATCGAACACGCCGACGGAAGCCGTGTTCGACGACAATCCGCGCAAGAACTCGCTGATCTTCGCCGTGCATCTGTGGAATCCGTCCGGGCCTGAGCCGACCACGATGGCGGAGGTGCTCAACCGCCACAAGGACGTGCAGTATTCGAGCCGTATCGCGAGCCACATTGCGCGGCAGCAGCAGGCGCATCGGCTGCGCCATGTCATCAACCAACTCGCCGCGCGGCTGCCCGAGGCCGAGCGCAACAGTGAGGCGGTGAGGGAGCTCACTGGCTATGGCTGTCCGACCCGGATGCATGTGGTGCGGTTGCTCGCCCCGCAGCTCAGCCGCGAGGATCATACCAAGGATATTGATTTCAGCCCGTCCGGTATCATGCAGCGGTGGGATGCCGGATACCACCACACCAAATCGGTGCTCGAAAAGAAGCCCTGGGTCGGCGAGTTCGATCCGCTGTCCGGCGTCATCCTCCACGAGCAGATGGAAGTCATGCCGGAGGCGGCGGAATAG
- the glgA gene encoding glycogen synthase GlgA, producing the protein MKVLFVTTEMDDFVRVGGLAAVSAALPRALRRWSDVRVMLPGYRDIIEQFTHIEIVGECPALAQMPACSLGRASTKDDLPVYVLLCPQLYDRPGNPYGDESGRDWPDNDIRFGRFASAAAELAAGTLDKNWAADLIHANDWQAALAPAYLAWRGSKVPSILTIHNLAYQGLFPPDSLRRIGAPESSFHIDGLEFYDHVSFLKGGLVYASHLTTVSATYAKEITTRELGCGLEGLLQRRSNAAQLTGILNGIDESWDPSACAHLAQTFAPGDWEGKQANADYVRKQFGLALSRGPLFGLVARLVHQKGVDLVLSAADEIIEAGGQIVVTGSGEAQIEQALVNAHRRRPDSIGVVIGFNDAQARRIFAGSDFTLMPSRFEPCGLSQMYAQRFGSLPIGHQTGGLAETIQDGETGFLFPKPSAESFLGGVRRAFDAFRAKDRLDAMRRSAMARSFSWDLSAACYSALYRKTIAPSILA; encoded by the coding sequence TTGAAGGTCTTGTTCGTCACTACTGAAATGGATGACTTCGTCCGGGTCGGCGGTCTCGCCGCCGTATCCGCCGCCCTGCCCCGGGCGCTGCGCCGCTGGAGTGACGTCCGGGTCATGCTGCCCGGTTACCGGGACATCATCGAACAGTTCACCCACATTGAAATCGTTGGGGAATGCCCGGCTCTGGCGCAGATGCCGGCCTGCTCGCTCGGGCGGGCGTCGACCAAGGATGACCTGCCGGTTTACGTCCTGCTCTGCCCGCAGCTTTACGACCGGCCGGGCAATCCCTATGGCGACGAATCGGGGCGCGACTGGCCGGACAACGACATCAGGTTCGGCCGCTTCGCATCTGCCGCCGCCGAACTTGCCGCGGGCACCCTGGACAAGAATTGGGCAGCAGACCTGATCCATGCCAACGACTGGCAGGCCGCGCTGGCGCCGGCCTATCTGGCATGGCGAGGCTCAAAGGTCCCCTCGATCCTGACCATTCACAACCTCGCCTATCAGGGGCTGTTCCCGCCGGACTCGTTACGCCGGATCGGCGCGCCCGAAAGTTCCTTCCACATCGACGGGCTCGAGTTCTACGACCACGTCTCGTTCCTCAAGGGCGGCCTCGTCTACGCCTCGCACCTGACTACCGTCAGCGCCACCTACGCGAAGGAGATCACGACGCGCGAGCTCGGCTGCGGGCTCGAAGGCCTGCTGCAGCGCCGCTCGAACGCCGCGCAACTCACCGGCATCTTGAATGGCATCGACGAAAGCTGGGATCCCAGTGCCTGCGCACATCTCGCTCAGACCTTCGCCCCCGGCGACTGGGAGGGCAAGCAGGCGAATGCCGACTACGTCCGCAAGCAGTTTGGCCTGGCGCTGTCGCGCGGCCCGCTGTTTGGCCTGGTTGCCCGCCTGGTTCACCAGAAAGGCGTCGACCTCGTCCTGTCCGCGGCCGACGAAATCATCGAGGCGGGCGGGCAGATCGTGGTAACCGGCAGCGGCGAGGCCCAGATCGAACAGGCGCTGGTCAACGCGCACCGCCGCAGGCCGGATTCGATCGGCGTCGTCATCGGCTTCAACGACGCCCAGGCGCGGCGAATTTTTGCCGGCAGCGATTTCACCCTGATGCCGTCGCGGTTCGAGCCGTGCGGGCTGAGCCAGATGTATGCGCAGCGGTTCGGATCGCTGCCGATCGGCCACCAGACCGGTGGGCTGGCGGAAACCATCCAGGACGGAGAAACCGGTTTCCTGTTTCCGAAGCCGTCCGCGGAGTCCTTCCTCGGCGGTGTCAGGCGCGCGTTCGATGCATTCCGCGCCAAGGATCGCCTCGACGCGATGCGGCGCAGCGCGATGGCGCGATCGTTTAGCTGGGATCTTTCGGCCGCCTGCTACAGCGCGCTTTATCGCAAGACGATCGCGCCCTCCATCCTCGCGTGA
- a CDS encoding CaiB/BaiF CoA transferase family protein, with the protein MTIAGNDQRNLTGSFAGLRVLDFSTTIAGPHCTRMLADMGAEVIKIETEEGETMRTRPPVRNNCSTAFGQLNVGKNSLVLDLKSPKGSEAVRRLVATADVLVENFRPGVMRRLKLDHASLHELNPKLVYCSISGYGQTGPSAELPAYAPVIHAASGYEMAHLAYQPGRSRPDYCGIYHADVLTGVYAFGAISAALYQRTATGQGQHIDVSMLESMLSLTLNELQWSQFEVRPTQRPMFGPIETTDGYVMMAIASEKTFQSLMQVIGHPEWVSDPRFAKYSDRRENWTSLIEGVETWSRTVTTGQCLAALNKHGVPSSAYRTAAEALRDPQIAHRGALAEVEDGGGTFKVLNLPFRMSGAKVSAARRMSTLGEHTRAYLKEAGLSEDEIASLGGKAQAAARV; encoded by the coding sequence ATGACCATAGCCGGCAATGATCAGAGGAATTTAACAGGCAGCTTCGCAGGCCTGCGGGTCCTCGATTTCTCCACCACGATCGCCGGCCCCCACTGTACACGAATGCTCGCCGATATGGGAGCGGAGGTTATCAAGATCGAGACCGAGGAAGGCGAGACGATGCGGACCCGCCCGCCGGTGCGGAATAATTGCTCGACCGCGTTCGGCCAGCTCAATGTCGGCAAGAACAGTCTGGTTCTGGATTTGAAGTCGCCGAAGGGATCGGAGGCCGTTCGCCGGCTAGTCGCGACCGCGGATGTGCTGGTGGAAAATTTCCGCCCCGGCGTGATGCGGCGATTGAAGCTCGATCATGCCTCGCTGCATGAGCTCAACCCGAAACTGGTCTATTGCTCGATCTCGGGATACGGCCAGACCGGGCCGTCGGCGGAGCTGCCGGCCTATGCGCCGGTGATTCACGCAGCCTCCGGTTATGAGATGGCGCATCTGGCCTACCAGCCGGGGCGCAGCCGGCCGGACTATTGCGGCATCTACCACGCCGACGTGCTCACCGGCGTCTACGCGTTCGGCGCCATCTCGGCGGCGCTGTATCAGCGCACAGCAACCGGGCAGGGCCAGCACATCGACGTCTCGATGCTGGAATCGATGCTGAGCCTGACGCTGAACGAACTGCAATGGTCGCAATTCGAAGTGAGGCCGACGCAGCGGCCGATGTTCGGCCCGATCGAGACGACAGACGGCTACGTGATGATGGCGATCGCCAGCGAGAAAACGTTTCAGAGCCTGATGCAGGTGATCGGTCATCCCGAGTGGGTGAGCGATCCGCGCTTTGCCAAATATTCCGATCGGCGGGAAAACTGGACGAGCCTGATCGAAGGCGTGGAGACGTGGTCGCGCACAGTCACGACCGGGCAGTGCCTCGCAGCGCTTAACAAGCACGGCGTTCCCTCATCGGCCTATCGCACCGCCGCCGAAGCGCTGCGCGATCCGCAGATCGCCCATCGCGGCGCATTGGCGGAGGTCGAGGACGGCGGCGGCACCTTCAAGGTGCTCAACCTGCCGTTCCGCATGTCCGGCGCCAAAGTGTCGGCGGCCAGGCGCATGTCGACGCTCGGCGAGCACACGCGTGCCTACCTGAAGGAGGCCGGCCTGTCGGAGGATGAAATCGCATCCCTCGGCGGCAAGGCGCAGGCGGCTGCGCGCGTCTGA
- a CDS encoding ABC transporter substrate-binding protein, with protein sequence MKAAIRSSALARIFLVAGFGVVLSAMPANAQKAGGNITVGLELDIPGFDVLKVGVYDAAALTASSALFDTLTYLDANGKPQPKLALSWEPSEDFKMWTFKLRPGVKFHDGTPFNAAAFKANFDRQKDPANKCRFAFYISNVNNVQAPDELTLVYNLNDPSVNFPSLVSYASQTNAIHSPTAWKTKGDDYNRNPVGTGPYILKTWTAGDRMILEKNPDYWDKDKVYFDRITLKPLPDAQSRFASLQSGEVDLIWDDEYSADNIQKAQKDSKLTVHTYEGSGAQVYAFNTKVAPFDDLRVRQALVMALDRKKMSQAITNGLSRPASNPYGDGSWVKCKDDGALPEDLEKAKALIKDYGKPVDFKMLVTATPRGRMVGQVLQQFWKRAGANMEIEQVDQATIPPRAFMRQFQLTPWRIVDLADPDIQMYSNFKTGSPVALANYSNPELDKLLDHARVTADTNKRIDDYCAISRLINKEAIWFWTFQNTYYAISSAKLKGLPKMYSGMIDVSRAWKE encoded by the coding sequence ATGAAGGCGGCGATCCGTTCGAGCGCGCTTGCGCGAATATTTCTTGTGGCGGGATTTGGTGTGGTGCTGTCTGCAATGCCCGCCAACGCGCAGAAAGCGGGCGGCAACATCACCGTCGGTCTCGAACTCGATATCCCCGGCTTCGATGTGCTGAAGGTCGGCGTTTACGACGCCGCGGCGCTCACCGCGTCATCGGCGCTCTTCGATACGCTCACTTATCTCGATGCCAACGGCAAGCCGCAGCCGAAGCTAGCACTGTCCTGGGAGCCCTCCGAGGACTTCAAGATGTGGACCTTCAAGCTGCGTCCGGGCGTCAAGTTCCACGATGGTACGCCGTTCAACGCCGCAGCTTTCAAAGCGAATTTCGACCGGCAGAAAGATCCCGCCAACAAGTGCCGCTTCGCCTTCTATATCTCCAACGTCAACAATGTTCAGGCGCCGGACGAACTGACGTTGGTCTATAACCTCAATGACCCGTCGGTAAACTTCCCATCGTTGGTGTCCTACGCGAGCCAGACCAATGCGATACATTCCCCGACCGCGTGGAAGACCAAGGGCGACGATTACAACCGCAATCCCGTCGGCACCGGTCCCTACATTCTGAAAACCTGGACGGCCGGCGATCGCATGATCCTGGAGAAGAACCCTGATTATTGGGACAAAGACAAGGTCTATTTCGACCGCATCACGCTGAAGCCGCTGCCCGATGCGCAATCGCGCTTCGCCAGCCTGCAATCGGGCGAGGTCGACCTGATCTGGGATGACGAATACAGCGCCGACAATATCCAGAAGGCGCAAAAAGATTCCAAGCTGACGGTGCACACATACGAGGGGTCCGGTGCGCAGGTCTACGCCTTCAACACCAAGGTCGCGCCATTCGACGACCTGCGCGTGCGCCAGGCACTGGTAATGGCGCTTGACCGCAAGAAGATGTCGCAGGCGATCACCAACGGTCTGTCCCGTCCTGCCAGCAATCCCTATGGCGACGGCTCCTGGGTCAAATGCAAGGATGACGGTGCTCTTCCCGAAGACCTTGAGAAGGCCAAGGCGCTGATCAAGGACTACGGCAAGCCTGTCGATTTCAAGATGCTCGTTACGGCGACGCCACGCGGGCGCATGGTTGGCCAAGTGCTGCAGCAGTTCTGGAAGCGGGCCGGCGCCAACATGGAGATTGAGCAGGTCGACCAGGCCACCATCCCGCCGCGCGCCTTCATGCGCCAGTTCCAGTTGACGCCGTGGCGAATTGTCGATCTGGCCGATCCTGACATACAGATGTATTCCAACTTCAAGACCGGAAGTCCGGTGGCGCTTGCCAACTACTCCAATCCGGAACTCGACAAGTTGCTCGATCACGCCCGTGTCACGGCAGATACCAATAAGCGCATCGACGACTATTGCGCGATCAGCCGGCTGATCAACAAGGAGGCGATCTGGTTCTGGACGTTCCAGAACACCTATTACGCGATTTCGAGTGCCAAGCTGAAAGGCTTGCCCAAGATGTATAGTGGGATGATCGACGTATCGCGCGCCTGGAAGGAATAG